The Octopus sinensis linkage group LG18, ASM634580v1, whole genome shotgun sequence genome segment gtaactggtacttatttaatcgactccgaaaggatgaaaggcaaagtcaacctcggcggaatttgaactcagaacgtaacgacaggcgaaatacctatttctttactacccacaagggtctacacacaaacaaggacagacaaatagattaagtcgattatatcgaccccagtgcgtaactggtacttatttaatcgactctgaaaggatgaaaggcaaagtcgacctcggcggaatttgaactcagaacgtaacggcagacgaaatactgctaagcatttcgcccggcgtgctaacgtttctgccagctcaccgccttgggtATTTTTTTCTGGCAGAGAACAGTAGTGATTAATATCTTTCATCTTCATGTtgctgctgtttaaccctaggtcaaacCTTCAAAAATCTGACCTTTGAtcagacattccaaccatgatcattatcatcattatcatccagtgttttaaatccaggttttgtccccgttaacaggGGTGCCTGGATCTACCTCAGTATCATAGCAACcgccctcacaccatcttgcccCTAGACATTATACATGACAGAAGGGCGTATTTTGAGATgagttttgctgttatttctaacaagttaaGCAGCTGTTTCAAGGCTTCTCTCATCAGCAGAGTCAGGGATGCCAAAAAGAAAACATTGTGGAAATGATGAGAGAAGCAAAGGTGTAATGCTGGCACCAAAGCTTAGATTTATGAGACATTAATTCCTCTCCACCAAAATCTCACTGGAGAAGAATGTCATCTGTGCCAGGACTTGGTCAGCAGAGATCATTCAATAAACAAAGCCTTTTCTGAAACAAAAggaaatctttttatttttttatcattcattagactgcagccatgctggggcatttttTGAagcaattttagtcaaatgaatcaaccccactatttatttatttttttaagcctggtaattattcaatcagtgtcttttgctgaactactaagtcacagagatgtaaacacaccaacactggttgtcaagcagtggttggggacaaacaaagacacacacacataaattgtgactaagggttagtggaagattttaattcaaaacttatgaaaacaagacatttgtactcagagccagagccagtttcagccgggttggtcacgaaagggttaaaatgagtAGTTTCTCATGAAATAATGGGAGGCAGGCTGGCATCAAGAGAGTTgtttagtttcttcttgtgatcAATGTTTGTTAGCTCTACAATAAAATCTGTGGTTAATTTCTGTTTCATTAATTACACATATTAATGTAAGTtagttagcagaatcattagtgtgtcagaaaaaatgcttagtagcatttcttctgattctttatgttctgagttcaaattctgctgaagtcaactttgccttttattcttaaGAGTTGATAACATAAAGTACCTACTAAGTATTacaatcaatataattgactaacaaccttcttaaaaaaaataataaaaccctgcaggctttgtgccaaaatttgaaataattaacgacctgttttttctcttttttttctgtaatttcagAACAACCTAATACAATCCAAGCAACAGCGGCCGCAGAATTTGAGGAAATAGCTTTCAGTAGCAGACTTAGTCATCACTTAACAAACTTGAAGCCAGATCAAATAGTCATTTTTGACCAACTTCTTACAAACATTGGAAGTGCTTATGACCACACAACTGGAATTTTCAATTGCCCCGTATCAGGAACTTACCAATTCTTTGTGAAAATCTTGTCGGGTTTCAATGACAAAGTGGAGACTGCACTTATAGTGAACACCATTGAAGTGACCCGACTCTATTCTGGTGCCCAACATGCCCATGGGTCCAGCACTGCTCCTGTTATCATCTTGTTGGAAAAGGGGGACCAAGTATTTGTAAAAGCTCTTTATCAGAAATCCAGCCATGTTCATGGTGTCTACAGTACATTTAGTGGATACCTTCTCAGACCTATCTAAGCCAATCTATTTTCTAGCTTGTCGAGATTAGATTTACATTTTCAGGTCCACAGAACACAAACTTCATTTACATTAAAATCACTCAAAAACATAGCTTGGTCATAATAGAAGTCCTCTAAAACTTAAACACTCATAGAGCAAAAAGTAAGCTTTCGTCTAGTTAAATCCACATGGCGGTTTCAATCCTTGCTCAAAGCTATTTCGTTTCACTTATGTTGCTATTAATGCCCACAGGAAAAGATTCAGGGTCACAAATTCTCTTTTCCTGAAACAGGGTTTGGTGCTTGATCAAAGGAAACCTATAGTTTCGAGACTAGTTATTATTAGTTAAGCTAGCATGGTCAGATTATAAACTGCTTCTGTTTTAGCCCTGCTAAGTTTGAATAGCTTATCTCCTTGGTCAAACCTGATCAAGTAGATCTATGGTGCTTAGGCTGTTGGTTTAATGAATGGTACTATCTCCAGATCTTTCGTTCCAGTTGTGATACTCTTCCAAAACTATATTTTAAAGGGATATATTTTTGAGAGATGACTGAACTGAAAATTTATTTCTGCTACATGAGTTTTAATGCACTTATAAACTGTGCTACAGTCTTGGAGAAAGGCAAGTTAAAAATTTCCCAAACCGGCTGAGAGCTTAGTAGCTTGTATTGCAAAAGTTACTACACAAACTCTCATTTGACCCAATTTTCATAACTGTAAATGTTTGCCTCCGGCATTAAGCATATCTGACAACACTATAAAATTAACAGCCATTTTATTAGTTTGGGAGGAAACTGGGCCCTACTAAGGTGACTTGCCAGAGGTATGAATATATTGGGTGACCATCCTGCTGCCAATCTctcatatataaaatagaaaggaAACTAACTGTCACCTAGAgatattaactctttagcattcagatttctccatcaaatgtaatgctaatttattcacattgatatgaattagtcatgcattaccttgtagctgtgagatttcaatgacatgataATTTAATTTTCGAGTAATATtacagggtaagtgtgagaggctggatatggctggtttaaatgtgaaagggttaaagtaaataGCAAAGACAAAATGGTTTAGTGACAGAAATGATATATGTGAAAGAGATCAGTGATGCTCTGATGAggtaattactctttactcttttacttgtttcagtcatttgactgtggccatgctggagcaccgcctttagtcgagcaaatcgaccccaggacttattcttactaagcctagtacttattctattggtctgttttgccgaactgctaagttacagggacgtaaacacaccagcatcggttgtcaagcgatgttgggggcacaaacacagacacaaacatatacacacatgtacatatatatatatatatatgcgatgggattctttcagtttccatctaccaaatccactcacaaggctttggtcggcctgaagctatagtagaagacagttgcccaaggtgccacgcagtgggactgaacccggaaccatgtggttggtaagcaagctacttaccacacagccactcctacacctataattgGTTAAGATAAACTTATATCCAGAAAAGATATAACTTATCTCTTACAAACACAAGTGGAAAATGATTAAAATGGTATAAATAGCAATACAGAATATGCCATTAGTATTCTAATAAAACCCATACAAAACCAgagtaaaatatctttatatttctagTAAAATGTCTTTTTATACCTTCACAGCATTTATATGTAGCCATCATAAGAATGATGAAAATATGTTAAATTAAAAACTTATTCACTCACTGCAAAACAGAATTTACAGTTGGAATATTATTAGTAGGAATAATGCTGATAGTTCACATGGTCTTTGTTTACCTTGTGATATTAGAACCTGTGGACttgaaatttaaaaactgttttacaCCAGTCAAGCTGTAACTGATACCAGGAGTTTTAGAAATAACAATGTTTATCGTTTCAGGGAATATAgaaatttttttcaacatttacCTCATTTTTGGattattatgaaaaatatttaataaactttttttcaaatttgcatcaaatttattatttttaaaatctttattttactttttttctatttttgacaagaaaacaaaaacatcatcatcatcatcatcatcatcgtttagcatccgctttccatgctagcatgggttggacggttcaactggggtctgggaagccagaaggctgcaccaggcccctaTTTCCTTCTACCCAAACCTAGGGTAAATCTTTGTTAATTAGGAGTTTGGTAATAAGCTTTGACATTATTTCTAGTCTCCAAggtcgcgagctggcagaatcgttggcgcaccgggtgaaatgcttagcagtatttcgtctgccattacgttctgagttcaaattccaccaaggtcgactttgcttttcatcctttcggggttgattaaataagtaccagttatgcactgggatcgatataatccatttgtctgtcctctctgtgtttagctccttgtgggtagtaaagaaataggtattttgtctgtctttatattccgagttcaacttccactgaggttgactttgccttttatcctttcgggggtcgataaattaagtaccagttgcatactggggtcgatctaatcgacaggcctcctccccccaaatttcaagccttgtgcctatagtaaaaaaggaTTATTTCTATAGTTTCTGTACCTTTTCATAAACACTACATTTTAACACAGCATTTCTTTAGTTCTCTCTCTACAgctaattccccccccccccacacacacacacaaacatttatatatgcacacgatGGGGTAcaaaaaagttcctggctttgggttaaataaaatacaggaggatcagttattttattcaacatatttccctctcagatttacacacttattgcagtgatccCTCAGTTTTaataagccctgtaaaagaactccgaTGTTTGGGCCTCCAaacaggcctttcatgatacccttaaagccaggaacttttcagcaccctcttgtgtgtgtatgtgtgtatatatatatatatatacgctgaagATGGGAAtgaatttgtttataattttgacCCAGAAACACATCCGTAACTAACCAAAGACtttgttttcgttgtttttcatcctgttttacatatgtgaattacatgtatatgttatatatggagttatatttgtagaaaatagaaataagcggtctttgactgctatttctaatttctcggtatgtggctaagcaacctgttgcttgcctttttttatttatatatatatatatatatatatatatatactagcagtatcgcccggcgttgctcgggtttgtaagggaaataactatataagcatttttagagtgttacttcccttatataaaccgagcaaaaaatgcattgaaaatgcggaaaaatgatggtaaatttttttatcatcgtagactcattgtagacgcgcgctaatacccagaagggctcgatatgaatcatgactataagatacccgcttttggttaaactgcaccgcaaaatgtgggagtagttaggaatctaaatcggaggagacagactctcacacacacaacttcagttttatatataaagatatatataaaagcaagtgAAACCAGTTGTCAGCTAGGTAGATTAAAGTAAACACCAAGGACACACAGGAGGATTgcagtaaataataattaaaaaggagACAAAcatattaatcaataatttttttttattttacttttatttcaatcAAAATAAATCTTTGAAGGACATGggtacaaagaaaaagtccagACCATTCTTCTGGGTAATTAAAAAAGATCTTAAAAAGGTGTTTGTATCAACACATTTGGATGTCAATTACATTGGTAATTGTTACTCATAGTTTATTGTATCAaacttgtaataataatttcttagtcACAATGTTGGAAATTTGGTGGTGAACTTTAGTAAAGGCCCAGAACAAACATTGCAAGGGTAATTTTACCAATGCACAAACAATTTTGCCAATCAACTGGCTTCATcaaatttataatgataataaagggggtcattttatttattcacagaATTCTCTGCTAAGATTTCCTCTCTGCTGGAGAAAATTGAAAGAACGCAAAGCAATTAAAATTTTTGCAGATTTTGACAAGGTGTTGAATTAAGGAATCAACTTAGTCAAATATGAACAAAAAGGGGGCAGTTGCtaaataggaatatatattatatcaagatTATTGATGGAAGACTTTAATTTTTGGCATATTAGTAAAATGTTTTAGGTCTCTTTGTTAATATTAGCTGTAACACTtgtaccagaaaatatttcaatccAGTAACCATCCGGATCCATGATGAAAGCAATCCCTTTGATTTTTCCTGGAATAGAAAAGAAATGTGATATAAGcattaactatttctttactaccaacaaggggctaaacacagagaggacaaacaaggacagacaaacggattaagtcgattagatcgaccccagtgtgtaactggtacttaatttatcgaccccgaaaggatgaaaggcaaagtcgacctcggcggaatttgaactcagaacgtaatggcagacgaaatatggctacgcatttcgcccggtgtgctaacgtttctgccagctcgcattaaCACAGAGGTTTAACATTTGACAATGTTtagaaacaaaataatggaaagagGAGAAATAAAACGGATAAAGGGAAggtaaacaaactactttatattctgattcccctaaaactaatttatttttcatagaatGACATTTTTTTCCAGGAGGAAGGGGGAAATAAACTTTTCAATCTTACACAGCGTAATTTCTATAAcaatgtgtttaaccctttagcatccagagacgtgcaaccaaacgcataccctccatcagacacctaccatattctgagcaccttgtttccctgggcatggattcactgaagctccggcgtctggcaacggacttggtaaacacccacaaagttatcaaccacctctccaacaacaacaacactgaacacctttttgatttccatgtgtctaacacacatagacatgcctacgaaatcagaaaacagcacagctcccatgactttcggaaacatttcttcacgctaagagttgctgaagcatggaataaactgcctgcgtcagttgttgactgccatgacactgcatcctttaaggccctcatgctttccgaaatccgccgaaactacacctgattatatatacactttagatgagttgtagtgcacctgagcactgtacacaattatcatcattattattattattatttaaactggccgtatctggccaaaagtattctacctgttttatgttcaaactggccagatctggtctctcacaccagccctacaatatcgttttaaaaatcaacagctacctcatcaaaatctcataactccaagataatgcctgattagttcaaggtaatgtggataaaaaaaggattcattttggcagaataatgcgaacactaaagggttaacataatGGATTACTTTTAAGGTTATCTTTACAGgtttttcaatagaaattatagccagtaaTGATTTGTTAGGATGTTCCATATCCAAATACgtctaatgtaaacaatgtaatcgaagacagagaaatagataatgggtgtatatgcattttTCAGAAATTCTTGCTCCTTCTTCATCACCATACCCAACCAATTAACCATCCATAAACACATTGCTTAGACAGCCACCAAATATAGCCATGTATCACTATtggacatacatcatcatcatcgtttaacgtccgctttccatgctagtatgggttggacgatttgactgaggactggtgaaccagatggctgcaccaggctccaatcttgatctggcagagtttctatggttggatgcccttcctaatgccaaccactctgagagtgttgtgggtgcttttacgtgccatcagcatgggggccagtcaggcggcactggcaacggccacactcaaatggtgttttttacgtaccacctgcacaggaaccagtccagcggcactagcaacgacctcaattttacatattaaacacattcctggcaaaCGTATGTATACATTACTTGTCTACAAGTAATTAACAAAATGTATATCCAAATGGACAATGACACTGTTACAttcacttaaccctttcgataccaacccagctgaaaccacctctggctctgtagtacaaatgtcttgttttcataagttttgaatttaaatcttccaccaaaccttagtcacaatttatgttcctaacaccagcttaatgataactaagttattttactaaattctttgttatatctaaaattaattgaaagaaactcatagcatctcaaaataaatatggtaatgaaagggttgaaTCTTACCAGCATTCAGCTTGAGTTTAAAGGGCACATTTAACTCTTCAAACCTTTTACAGGCAGCGTCAACATCGGGGACACAAACACCAATATGTCCTAAGGAGAACAAAAACAAGATAAGATTaggaaaaaacaaactaaaataagTCACAGCAGTGCATCAAAAGAGAtttatggaataagtactaggcttaaagaataagtcctggggtcgatttattcaactaaaaaagacccttcaaagtggtgctccagcatggctacagttaaatgactgtaacaagtaaaagaatacatacataccaaaaaaTTGGCTATTGTGAGGGAAGACACCAggtttatttatgtttgtaacTCATAAATGCACAGCACTAGGCCGCCTGCAAAAATTCGTGTTCAAGTCAGTCAAGTTGGCCATAAACGCAGCACAATGCCAGGAATATAAACTACCAACACTCCAGGTTATATACATCGATTTTGTGAGTAGTCTATTAGTTTATACAACTTTACAAAATCAACCAATCAAGACTTACCAAATCCCTGTGGGCTACTGTTGCCATTATGGTACTGAACACTGTCGTCAGTCTCAGAACCCCAGTtgctgtaaaataaaaaataaatttctcaCTCAGACACTGAAGAATTTCACAATGGAGTGTTGAACACAGAAATACAAGCATATCAAGCAAGTAGTTAAAATGATGGACCAATACAAAGCTAAAGAAAATGCAAGTAGATCAGGACCAACAAAGGATACATTGTGAGGAAAACTGCACTTTGAGGAATAATGAGTGAGAGTGATAAGTTACATACATATTGAAACAATATGTAATATCCCATTGGGATATTTTAAGATACTCTGACGGAGGGTGGGCACATTATGGCacgcagaagtatatatatatatatagggtgcattCTACATCTGTTAAGAAACAGCGACAAGtgaaaattctataaatataataataagctTAAGCCTATAAGTGTTCACTGTATATTGGCCATAAAAAATAGTTGAATATTGGGTTATATGCCTCAATATTAACTATTTTCTATAGCCAATATATGGTGAATGCTTATAAGCTTAagcttataattatatttacagaa includes the following:
- the LOC115221263 gene encoding caprin-2-like isoform X1 gives rise to the protein MSLTTILFTALLGTWQTRSATSLGANDISKIIHGVDFRESTKPFLKKLPFLPMRVQLNCSCAREIEEIRDQLKYEVSQRIEMLGTIELFISEIFNLKTLVNSKVVSSPVEQPNTIQATAAAEFEEIAFSSRLSHHLTNLKPDQIVIFDQLLTNIGSAYDHTTGIFNCPVSGTYQFFVKILSGFNDKVETALIVNTIEVTRLYSGAQHAHGSSTAPVIILLEKGDQVFVKALYQKSSHVHGVYSTFSGYLLRPI
- the LOC115221263 gene encoding cerebellin-3-like isoform X2; amino-acid sequence: MSLTTILFTALLGTWQTRSATSLGANDISKIIHGVDFRESTKPFLKKLPFLPMRVQLNCSCAREIEEIRDQLKYEVSQRIEMLGTIELFISEIFNLKTLVNSKVVSSPVEPNTIQATAAAEFEEIAFSSRLSHHLTNLKPDQIVIFDQLLTNIGSAYDHTTGIFNCPVSGTYQFFVKILSGFNDKVETALIVNTIEVTRLYSGAQHAHGSSTAPVIILLEKGDQVFVKALYQKSSHVHGVYSTFSGYLLRPI